The Tardiphaga alba genome includes a window with the following:
- a CDS encoding divergent polysaccharide deacetylase family protein gives MAVSADELSAPLGQKPARKRRFRLPLSGTQATAGVLALVLLGFAGTAIFYKDPMGGEPITRVAIKPPETAAQKPTTPTVDVRHGSADAAKVATDAPGQKTITIIDGSSGERQNVIVAADGSERGASEAAPSMMAGIDQKLLEQSRYGMVPIATGALKPVNVYAAGSDADRAKAMKTPSIAIVIGGLGVGAAKTNEAIMKLPPAVTLAFTPYGSDPAKLVERARAQRHEVLLQLPMEPFDYPDNDPGPQTLLASATPEQNIDRMMWHMSRFQGYVGVGNFMGARFIATDTAMQAVAKEASKRGLALFDDGSSSRSAAPAAAEGLGLPFMRADLTIDATPSSAEIDKALSRLEGLAKERGYAVGAASSLPISIEKLAAWAKTLESRGIMLVPLTTAILKSKSS, from the coding sequence ATGGCCGTGTCCGCGGACGAACTAAGCGCCCCGCTGGGACAGAAGCCTGCGCGCAAGCGCCGGTTCCGGCTGCCGCTGTCCGGCACCCAGGCAACGGCTGGCGTGCTTGCTTTGGTCCTGCTCGGCTTCGCCGGCACCGCAATCTTCTACAAAGACCCCATGGGCGGCGAGCCCATCACCCGGGTTGCGATCAAGCCGCCCGAGACGGCCGCCCAAAAGCCGACGACGCCGACCGTCGATGTCAGGCACGGTTCCGCGGACGCAGCGAAGGTCGCGACAGACGCGCCCGGCCAGAAGACCATCACCATCATCGACGGATCCAGCGGTGAGCGGCAGAACGTGATCGTGGCCGCCGATGGCTCGGAGCGCGGCGCGAGCGAAGCTGCACCATCCATGATGGCCGGGATCGACCAGAAGCTGCTTGAACAGTCGCGCTACGGCATGGTGCCGATCGCGACGGGGGCGCTGAAGCCGGTCAATGTCTATGCTGCCGGCTCGGATGCGGACCGTGCCAAGGCGATGAAGACGCCAAGCATCGCCATCGTCATCGGCGGCCTCGGCGTTGGCGCCGCAAAGACCAATGAAGCCATCATGAAGCTGCCGCCGGCAGTGACACTGGCTTTCACGCCTTACGGCTCCGATCCCGCCAAGCTGGTGGAGCGTGCCCGCGCTCAGCGCCATGAAGTGCTGCTGCAATTGCCGATGGAGCCCTTCGACTATCCCGACAACGACCCAGGCCCGCAGACATTGCTGGCCTCAGCGACGCCGGAACAGAACATCGACCGCATGATGTGGCACATGAGCCGCTTCCAGGGCTATGTCGGCGTCGGCAATTTCATGGGCGCCCGCTTCATTGCCACGGACACGGCGATGCAAGCCGTCGCGAAAGAGGCAAGCAAGCGCGGGCTGGCATTGTTCGATGACGGATCGTCTTCGCGCAGTGCGGCGCCAGCGGCGGCCGAAGGACTTGGACTGCCCTTTATGCGCGCCGACCTCACCATCGATGCCACACCGAGCTCGGCGGAAATCGACAAAGCGCTATCGAGACTGGAAGGTCTCGCAAAAGAACGCGGCTACGCCGTCGGCGCAGCATCATCCCTGCCAATTTCCATCGAGAAACTCGCAGCTTGGGCGAAAACAC